CTAGAGAGACCCACACAGAGGGAGGGgtgcggggcagggggcgggatTGAGGCCCAGGTCCAGCCCCAGGGCTGGGCTCTACCGTggtgcggtgggggtggggtgctcctGGTTCAGCTCCAAGCCCTCTGCTGCCTGTACCGAGGCAGGAGCCACTCAGCTCTCGGCATTGCCGCCTGTTTCACCCCTAGGATGAGGCCGCAAGTGCTGGAGATCAGGGAACGGCCTTCGTGTTTCTCTGCAACTATTCACGAGCCCCCACCACGGGCTAGACATTGTCCTGGATGCCGAGGATTCAGTGgtgagaaaaacagacacaagtCTCTGCTCTCGTTCTGGTGACGGAGACCGCCAGTAAGGATAAAACACCtagtggcacctggctggctcagtcggtggggcatgcgactcttgatctcagggtcgtaagtctgaaccccacactgggtgtagaaattacttaaaatcttaaagtgAGACATGTGACGCTAGATGGCCGTGGGGCAGGCCGAGTACTCAGGTCGGGGGATCTGCCCGTAAGATGGGTGTTTAGGGAGGCAAAGCTGGCAGGAGacgagggagggagtgaggggccCAGGGGGTCGGGGGGAGGGCTGCCTGCAGCGGGGGACAGGCACACGGTACAGGGCCTAGTAGCCCTGATGGGACTTGAGTCTCTCCTCTGTGTGACCTGGGGAGTCCCTGCAGCAGGAGTGATACACTGGTTGCCCCTGATGGGGACCCACCCAGCTCCTGCTGAACCCAGCCCTCTGTCCTCACAAGTTCCGGGCAGGCCTGTGGCTGGGCCCTAGCGAGGCTCCACGTGGCAGtcctgccccactcccacctgGCCCCTGGGCCGACCCTTCCAGTCATCAAGGAGCAGGAAGTGTAGACGGCTCAAACAGCCTACCCCACTGTGGAAACCACAGGTAGCCTTGGCTGGGGCCCTCCCCCTGGTCACGTGAGTTCCTGAAACTTTGCTCAGCCTGGTCCCCCCAAACCACGTGAGACACAAATGCTTCCAGGCGCTTTGTATCTGCTCACAATGTCTCAACTGGGGAAGGCCTCCTCCTCTGGGTCTGTAGTCCTGGTGGGAATGTGGCAACCCAGCGTCCTCTTGTTTGAGCCCTGTCCCTTCCTTTTCCAGCTGATGTCAACCACCGGGTCCTGGAGCTGCACCCCCCGATCCGTGACTTCTGCACGCACACCGTCCCCGTCCCCCCCGCCCATGGTGGCACATCCTCGCTTCCCCAGTGCCTCTACCAGCCTCTCCTGGGCCCTCTGCCACCTCCTGACCACTGGTACCAGAACTGGCCAGGGTGACCGTTAGATCCCAGAGTCCTCCCCTGACCTGCTGGCCCAGAACCTCAGCGGTGAGCACTAGCTTGGTCACTCAGGAGCACGGACACCCACCTCACTAGTGCCACGTGGCACAGGTGAAACAACTGCCGGAAAGCCCAGGAGCAGAGAAGCAGCAGAACCCTGGCTCTCGTGCCTGCAAACTCCCTGCCGTAGAGCCAGGCCAGTCGCTCGATACCTGGAAACTGGAAACAGGGCACCTGAGGGTGCCTGTGGAACAGTAGGTGTGTCCTTGTCAGCGGCTGGTCAGCCCCTCTTCCCAGGGAGTGTGAGCACATGAGTGCTTGCACAGCTGAGCCAGCTTCTTGCCGAGCTGCTGAAAAGATGAAGGGAGGGGGTCTGCAAGGGTATCCAagttcgtctccctctctccacataGGGGTCGTTAAAGCTCAGCAGGCAGGAGTGAGAATTTGAAGAATACCCGTCTTCCCCTTCTTTGGAACCAGCTCATTTGAGGAAAAGTGGGTTGATAAGGGTTTGGAGTAATGGCAccctcctctctggccctcctggcCTCCTGGGTGGATGGTCTGCTTCCTGCTGCTGGGATGAAGGCCACCTGCACACAGGACAGGCTCCAGCTCTGCTTCAGGCAGGTCTGCAGGCCCCCTTCTGTCCTCAGGTAGGATGGAAAGCCAGTTACCAACCAAGAACGGACCCCCGGGGCATGTGTGTGGGGTGTGGAACCCTCTCTCCTTGGACAGAACCTACTTTGGGTTGGCAGACTGTGGGTCCCCAGCTGGCTCAGCCACAGGGGGCCTTTCTGAAGTCCTCTGCTGGACATGACCTCTGGGGCCCTGTTTGTAGGGTGGAGAGTCAGATGGAGCTGCCCAGGGCACCCAGGGCCCTCTTCCCCACGAGGACCGCAACCCCTCCACGGAGAGGCCCCTGGACTTCCAGGACTGGTCTCCTCCACCCTGAAGACCCAGCTAGTTGGTACATCCACTCATTCATGCTCGGTCAACATGCACGCGCCTGCCAGGAACGGTCCCCAGCCTGCCCTTTCATGGTGGTGTGGACCCAGCCCAATCTTCCCACTTGGGCACAGACCTCGGTGTGATGCTTGTTTCTTGAGCTCACCTTCTGAGTTGCCCCCCAAAAGAGCACAAGCCTTGGGCAACAGGGCAGCCGCACTCCCACTGCCCAAAACCCCGAGTCAGCTGCTGTGGGTGCTACTTTTTCTCAAGGGCTCCCTTGTCATCTGTGGCTGCCACCTTCAGGGGAGGGGGCTCCTCTTGGGCACATCAGCAGATGCTGGGTGAGTTGCTCTCcactgcgggggagggggcacctgcaCTGGGGCTGGACTGcagaactttttgaaaaatttatttgagagagagagagagagagagagagagagagagagagagagaggcaggcagagggagagagactcttaagcaggctccccatgcTCAGCAcgcagcccgacacggggctcaatcccatgaccctgggatgatgacctgagctgagatcaagagtcagaagctcaagcgactgagccacccctgcgGCCCCGGACTGGAGGGCTTGTGACCCGGAGCTCTAAGAACCATGGGAGATGGGGACAGGCCCCTTGGTGACAGAAGAGACTGGGAGACACCACCCGAGGCAGATCAGCAGCACACACGGCTCTCGGGTTCACGTTTATTAGAGCCCGGAAGCCTGCCCAGCAGCCCTCCTGCTACTCCTAGAGGTGTGGCCCTGGGGGCCTAGTGACTGGCTTCTCCAGAGCAAACAGCCCAGAGGCCCTCCTCGGgccaaagcaaaggaaacagtcagacATGTTATCTGGCAGGTAGACGACCCCCTCCTGCAGAAGTCAGCTGTGCTCTGAGTGCGTATCCTCCCCAGGGCTTCCAGCTCACCGTCTCCTTTCTAGCCACCCTGCCCTGGCTCTAGCCCCCAGGCTTCGTTGTGCCAGGCCGGCGGCTTGGCAGGGTCCTGGGGCCAGCAGAGGCTGTGAGGTCAGAGGAGGAGATGGGCTGAGTGCCCTTCCCGCTGCATCCTCCTGGGAGCCTAGCTGCCGAAGTATTCCTGCTGGAACTTCTGGAAGTCTTCCTCAGTGAACACGGTGCCCtcagccttcttcttcttcttcgtcttgGCCACAGGTCGGTCACAGGCCTTGCGGCCCCGGTTCTGGCGCACAATCTAGGAATGTGGGGGAGTCAGGATCCCTGGGTGATGACTCTTGGCGCATGAGGGACTGCCCCTTGGAGCTGCACAGCCTGGTACAGCTACCAAATGCCTCGCTCTCAACCGGCTCTCACGCTGTCCTGGGAGGTGGGGCACACCACTTCCACTTACAGAGAAGCAAACTGGGGCCCACGAGGGGAACAGGGGAGTAAGGCCAGGCCcagcctcccagcagccctgctctgctctctgccttccAGAGCGAGGGCCCAACCTCTGCTCCACGCTCCGGGCAGGGACTCCCATGGCTCTCCTCGCCCAGGTTCCTCCCCGAGGTCCACCCCTCTGACAAACCTGCTGGGTGACTGACTCAGCCACTGTGCTTCTTGCACTGGTCATAAACTTCAGGTTTACTCCGAGGTAGCTCTGACACTCTCGCTTCTGGAACTCAGCTGTGGAGGGCAGGCGGACAGGAATCATTTCTGATGTACTCCCTTGGGGGCCTCGGGGTCCCCTCCTGatatctcctccccaccccctgtacCAGCCATACCAGAGGCCCTGTGTCCCCTCCCTAGGTTACTCCAACATCCTGGGCTCTCCACACAGATCCCATTGAAAGCCCCCCCACTGGCTcccagatgctcaagtgacttattcaacaaataaggCCCGAGCATTTACTGTGtatcagacactgttctaggtgcaGGACATACAGCAGAAAACAGAACGGAACTCCTGCCCTCGTGGAGCTTACGTTCCAGAGCGAAGAGACATGGTACACAAGGTAAACGGTATTTTAGAGCGTGATACGCATCATGAAGAAAAACAGCACGGTAAAGACAAATGAGAAATGCCAAGGGTGGAGGACCAGGATTCTAAATAGGAGGGTCTCGGCAGGCCTCACTGAACTGACGTTTTAGCAAATGCTGGAGGCAGAGTGTATGGACATCTGGGGAAGAGCATTCTAGGTAGAGGGAACAGGCCGCGCGAAGAACCCGAAGAAGTGTGGTCCATGTGTTCGCAGCACAGAAAATGGCTGGCGTGGGGAGCAGGACACGAAGCTGGAGAGGGGGCAGACCACGCGGGACCTCACTGGGCACCAAGTCTGATGGAAGCCAccagagggtgaggggcagaggacagACAGGTCCGACTTACATCACAGGATCACTCTGGCCACTGTGGCGAGAACAAGATTActgggtgtggtggtggtggtggggaggggggatggacgtTAAGAGGTGGCTGAAATAACCCAGGCGAGAGATGACGCAGCTCACACCAAGGTGGCCGTCACAGAGGTTCTTTAGCTTGGTCACTGAGGCTCAAGAGTCCCCTCATCATCAGTTATGTACAGTGACAGGTTGGGGGCACAAGGGCTGGGATAAATAAAGGAGGTGACCTCTGGCACGCTACACGCCTCTTTCACACCAACATCGGTGGCGCTCAAACGCGGCTCACTTTCCTGCCTCCACGCTTTTGTTCATGTGGtttcctgcttggaattcacAGCTCTGTCAACAATCACTTGAACATCTTTTATGTACCAGGCCCCAGGGGTTCAAAGACACACTAGGAACTCACCAAGCCCTGCCACAGGTCAGAATACCCCACCATCCAGCCCACGCCCGTCGCTCCCCACGTCTGTTCGTCTCCTTAAGGGGAATCGTATCCCCCAGGATCCTCTACTAAAACTAGGCTCTGTTctcggtgtctccctcttcccccatccTTGCAGCCAATTCACCACTGAAGCTCATCAatgctcccccccgccccccacaactGTTTCTGCACCATGGCAGTTGCCCAGGCCACACTGCCTCCCTCTGAACCGAGTAGGGGAGAGCAAATCTCTGGAGACCCACTGCCTGGTTACTATACCATCTGGACAGGTGTCTGTTTCTGCATCTGAACACTGGGGTAACGACAGTACTGACCTCACAGGGTTGTGCAAGGAATCAAGCGAGCGAACGTTTATTTATACAGGGTTTAGAACAGCACCAGGCCCACAGAATATTAACTGTTTTGTTAGGCGCTCCCACCTCTGACCCTTGTTCACAATGTCATTACCAGACTTCTTTCTTGAAAATTctcaaagggggcgcctgggtggcgcagtcggttaagcgtccgacttcagccaggtcacgatctcgcggtccgtgggttcgagccccgcatcaggctctgggctgatggctcagagcctggagcctgtctccgattctgtgtctccctctctctctgcccctcccctgttcatgctctgtctctctctgtcccaaaaataaataaacattgaaaaaaaataaaaaaaaaaaaaaagaaaattctcaaagtAACTAACTTCCTCCAAACTCCGCATGAGCGATTTTCTCTAGAGCACTCTTCCCCCCCGCCTCGCTCTTACACTCTCCGGGAAGATGCGTTTCGTTCCTCTCCGTATTCCCAGGATCCCGCCCCGCGCCCGGCGCACACCAGGTGTTCCAGAAATGCCTGGCGAAACTTTCAAGCTCGGCCTCAAGCGCTCCCTCCTCCAGGGTGCCGCCCCCCTCCCGAGCTCACCAAGCGCAGACTTGGGCACCTTTCCCTTGGCCGAGTTCCGCAGTTTCTGGGCTTGGGTAGTCTTCGCTTTCCGGGTCCGCTTCACCGGAGCCCCGCTCGGCTTGGCCTGGCCTGGCGCGGCCTGGGGGGctgcaggggaagagggagaggcatGCACCCGGGTCTGAGGGCGCGCAGGGTTTCCATCGCACCGGGGCCAAGCCTGGCTGGGATCGTTCCGTACCCTCGGGGATCcagcccgccgcccccgccgcccccgccgcccctccgCCCGCGCTGCACGGCCCCGGCCGGACCCCCCTCACCCTCTGGCGCCCCCAGCAGCTCTAGGCCCCGCCGCAGCAAGGCCGCGGACATGGCTACACTCAGCTCCGCCCTCACGCTCACACTACTTCCGCCTTGGCCTTCCTGAGCTTCTCCGCGGAAACTCGAGCGAGAACAAAGGTTCCGGGGTGGGCGGGCGGAAGTGCCCGCCTGCCTTAGGACGCATGCGTTTGGGGTTGCCACTTTACTACTGAGAAGAAATGGGGGCGGGAACCGGAGGCGGGGCCGACTTGCAGAAGGACGCATTTGTTGTCCAATCCCAATCCAACCATCCCTTTGCGCACAAGGCCACGCCTCCTCCCAGAAGCCGTCCTAAACCAGCCCAGGCTGGTTGGTCCAGCCTCTCGCGTCCAGTAGCTCCGTGGTGGGTGAGGTCCGGGGTGGAGCGGAGTGTTCCGActatattttttctgaaaaaggaaaagtgtGCAAGGGGAGTATTTTTCAGGTACTTCAACCAAAGCAGCGTGTCTCCCAGGTCGAGTATGGCATGAAAAACTGTCTTCCATTAAGTCAGACGttaaaagacatttgcaaaaatgcaaaaccGTATCAGTGTTTTCCCgcgattttgttttgctttggaaaataCGACTGTTTTCCTTAGAAATATTTACTTAACATAAAGCAGTGAAAAAGAGCATCTCTGACAACGTCACTGGGCCAAGGGTCCCCCACGTCCTTTTATTTATAACATGTAATGagtttgctattgtttttttaaaacaaaatttattaaccactaaattgtaaaaattaaaaatttctcagttttagttTCTAATATGGTAACTATCAATAGGTATTTACACATGGAAAAGCTGTTTGggatcctgaatttttttttttttttttttttttttgtttgaacagcaggcaaaagtttaatAAAGTGTAAGACCAGaaaagaatagtaggaaagctctctttacagagaggggacgtTCGAAAGAGAATACCCCTGGGATCCTGAAATTGTTTAAGAGTGTTAAAGACTTCCTGAGACcagggtacctgtgtggctcagccggttaagcctccaactcctggttcatgggatggaacctggttcctgggatcaagctgtgtggggctctgtgctgagagcgtggagcctgtttgggattctctctcctctctctgcccctcctctggctcacacactctctcaaaattaaaaaaaaaaaagactttctgagaccaaaaagtttgagaacttctAGCCTAGACactactcttcttttttaattttttaaatgtaatgtttatttatttgagagagagagaaagagagtgagccgggaaaaggcagagagaggaggagacacagaattcgacgcaggctcccggctgtgagtggtcagcacagagcctgatgtggggctcgaactcatgaatcatgagatcgtgacctgagctgaaattggatgtttaaccgacttagccacccaggtgccccaagatgttaCTCTTCTTACAGTGCCTTGTTCACAGCTCCATCTGGGGTGGCTGCGACTAGGTAGCTCCCTGGGTCCCTCTGGTTCAGCATCAGCAGGTGAGCTGAGCAGCAGCGAGCCCAGCACCCCCGCTCAGACTCCACTGGCAGCACCCATCATCCCCACACCGGCTCTCACCTCTCCTGGAGCTACAGTACCCCCACTGCTTTCCCCctccgaggaggaggaggaggggctgagggcccCGGTGCGGGACCTGGAGGAGAAACTGGAGACCCCGTGGTTGAAACAGGCGGAAGACAAGGCAAAGCTAAAAGATCTGGAAACACATGAGATCCAGCTGGAGCAGGTGCAGGAATGGAAGAGCGAAATGCAGGAGCAGCAGGCGGTCctccaggaggcagggaaggaagccaAGGAGGCACGGGAGGCCAAGGGACGTTACTTCGATGAGCCGGCCGACCCTGCTGATGCCATCGAGGTGGCCACTCTGGACAAGGAGGTGGCTGAAGAGCGGGCTGAGTCCCCGCAGCGGGAGGTGGAGGCATTGAAAGAACTTGTGGACGAGCTCAGCACGGACTTTGAGATCCTCAAGGCTGAGATTGAAGAGAAGGGCTCAGACGGGGCAGCGTCCAGTTACCAGCTCAAGCAGTTTGCGGGGCAGAACGCCCGCCTGAAGGGTGCCCTGGCGAGGGATCTTTCTTCCTCGGCGAAGCAGGAGCACGTGAAACTCCAGAAGCTCGTGGAAAAGAAGAACCAAGAGCTGGAAGCTGTGAGTCACCGGCGGGAGTGTCTGCAGGAGGAGCTGAGCCAGGCAGAGAGCACCAGCGATGAGCTCAGGGAGCACGCGGATGCTGCTCTGGGTGCCGAGGACGTGGTGGAGATGTTAACAGACCCGAACTTGAGTCTAGAAGAGAAAGCGCGAGAGTTGAGAGAGGCCGTGGGGGACTTGGAAGCGACGAACGAGATGATGCACGCGAGACAGAACCGGAGCTGCGGGGGCAGCTGGACGTGGTGGGCGCGGGTTCGGGAAGCCCAGGAGCATGAAGAGGCAGCCCGGGAGTTACTGTTGCAAACCATCCAGAAGTACCGCCAGCTGACCCGCCCACCTTCGGGACGTGAATCGGGAACCGACAAACCGGCAAGAAGCATCTGTGGGGAGGCAGCAGCAGCTGCGCCGGGAGCCGTACTAGCCCAGTACCTGGCATGCagaaggcactcagtaaatgagtGAAGTTGGTTCGAGGGCCTTTCGTACGCCCTGTGCTGTTGCGTGGGGGATGGAGGTGACTTCGGTGGACCTTTCTGGATGCACCTCTCTGTCTAACCTCCATCAGCCAGTCCTGGAGGGAGAGAACATCTAAACGGATGTTAATGCCAGCAGACACTATGTCAAGGTGCTGTTCTAGGTGCTTTACCTTTAACTCCTTTCCCTCCCACTGCCCACGACTGACTCTGGTAGGAGCAACTGTTTCccctgttttacaggtgaggaaacagtgGCACAGAGGGGCCGCAGAGGCTGTCCAGGTCACACGTGTTGATGTCTGAGCTGGGAATCAAGATTCAGAGCCTGGCCTGAGTGTGTGCCACAACCCTGCACCAGCCACCCAGGGGAGTAAGTGCTgtggtgctgggggcgggggggggtggggtgtggaccTGGGGGGGGGTGGCTGATGAGCCCACAGGATCAAGAAGTCTCTGGAGAAGGGGAGCTATTCATGTGGGAGGGGGGAGTCCCAGGCAGGAGGGCCCCTTCGGGTACATTCTCTGGGACAGGAGTGCCCCCAGAGGAGTGACCGGGGAAGGGTGGTCTAATTGACATCAGACTCCATGAATTTGCCTTAAGGACCGTGGGGGGGTCATGGAGCCCAGTTACACTGTCAGACAggctctttcttttctgcttctaaaATAGGTAGattgttttcttatgtttgtgtTTGTTGTCTGTTTCCCCACCTACGCCCCACAGTAAGCTCCACAAGGGCAGGAATCTTTGTTTGGTTCATGGTTATGGCTCTAGCTCCTGGGACATACAGTAAGCACTCCATAAATGAACCAATCAGATGGATGAGGGTTGAGTGTGGGACGCCTGTGGGAGGCTAGGTAGAGATGAGTAGATGATTGCGGGATGTGTGAGTCTGTCTCTCAGGAGGGCAAAGAACCAAGCTCTGTcgtattcctttcttcctcccaatCTGGGACAGTCAGCACACGGTCCCCGGGGTGGAGGAGTTCTGTGTATTCCAATGTCCCAGCGAACAGGGGCGCTACAGGCCGGTGGTTTCCTATAGCGCCCTCGGTTCAGCGGGCTCTGGAGGGGCCAGACGGCCTCTTTGGCCACTAGGTGGCGCCGCAAGACAGCTTTCTTGCACCACGCGACTCCCGGCCATCCCGGCTGCTGGCGTCCAGGTTCGGGTTTCGGGGTGGGAGTGTGGGGTCGGGACACCCTTGGGCCTCAGCTGGTTCTTTGCAGCCAGCACCACATGGCTGCGGCTTCCTGCTGCCTCTGACTCGCGGCCTTCCGAGGCCAGGCTAGACACCCCTCGTGGGCCTGCTGAGGCCGCGGTCAGGTTGGGCCGGGCcaccattcccccccccccccccccgttgggggatggggaggggttggggaggatgAGACCTAGCTCCGAAAAGGGGTGTAAATGGCAGCAGGTGGGCTCTCACTGTTAGGAAGGCTGCAGTCACCCTAGGTGACTTAATGTCCCTTAATGGagagtgcctcagtttcctcatctgttaaatgggattTAGCCCCTAATATGGTGGGAGTGAGGAGGAACTGGTAAATTAATACGGGTAAATCACCCAGAGCTGGGACTGGAGGTCAGCACCCAGCCACTGTTTGCAGGGGATATTACAGACATGCACTCCCATTCTGGGCGGGAAGGAGGTGCCCAGGAGGTTGCTGCCTTCCCGTGCCCGACCCTGTCTCCTTCCTCGCCTTCCTGGAACCAGCTTAACCTCACCAGGCCTCAGGGGGACCAAACGCTCAGAGGGAGGTAAGGTGTTCTGCAAGGTCACACGGCATTTCAAGAGCAGAagcaggattagaacccaggtctcTGAATGCTGaggaagagtgtgtgtgagtatgtaggagtgtgagtgtgtgcaagtttgagtgtgtgtttggggggggcgcctggcatCTTGGgctttgcttttgcttctttctttccatcttccttcGGGCTctatgtgtctctgtctccttgcCCTGGTCTCTGGTTCTcgtctttctctctgtgcccccgccctctctgtctcaaagtcctctctctttccatctcttcctccgtcaacccgcccccccccccagcccccaagctCCTGGCCTCTCTCCACCTTCAAATTGAAAACCCAAATGGAATTTCCAATTGCCTTTTCCGAGTGGTGATtgcctgtctctgtgtgtccagccctcccttctctgtgctgCCTGCCCGGAGTATTGCTGTCCCTCCTCTCACCTCTGCCTCCCGACTCCTGCCCTCGGTGGCTTTGAAGTGTGTTTACCTGAGagctccagagaatccatttcTGCCCTGTCTGGTTTTCGGTTGATGTGTGAGGGGGCTGCTTTCAGCCTCTggtctcctctgtccctctcagaGTCTCTCGggctttcttttctaaaaggTGATAGCTTTGTCTCATTCCCTCCTGACCACGCTGTCA
The genomic region above belongs to Prionailurus bengalensis isolate Pbe53 chromosome B4, Fcat_Pben_1.1_paternal_pri, whole genome shotgun sequence and contains:
- the RPS19BP1 gene encoding active regulator of SIRT1 isoform X2, with protein sequence MSAALLRRGLELLGAPEAPQAAPGQAKPSGAPVKRTRKAKTTQAQKLRNSAKGKVPKSALAEFQKRECQSYLGVNLKFMTSARSTVAESVTQQIVRQNRGRKACDRPVAKTKKKKKAEGTVFTEEDFQKFQQEYFGS
- the RPS19BP1 gene encoding active regulator of SIRT1 isoform X1 produces the protein MSAALLRRGLELLGAPEAPQAAPGQAKPSGAPVKRTRKAKTTQAQKLRNSAKGKVPKSALAEFQKRECQSYLGVNLKFMTSARSTVAESVTQQVCQRGGPRGGTWARRAMGVPARSVEQSRAAGRLGLALLPCSPRGPQFASL